In Hermetia illucens chromosome 1, iHerIll2.2.curated.20191125, whole genome shotgun sequence, one genomic interval encodes:
- the LOC119660479 gene encoding uncharacterized protein LOC119660479: MWRQIVFVCLIIQAVAGTCRLDFKSKAPGVFTRKFGSNNIILSAADGEISWDDNMIVNAHCRNGFTDYSYYTSTPEKDLILSCSGSTVYYKTSEYDATNQVRSGYMSCQTESTYYEATISACKEYGLAYGLFVGKQPVILADVCYNLNTMRTQFVHYVAGPRSPVVEIQSTFNPSNATVGSNVSVNAFFDSEAIENENNSLVKAVQDKMPFYSEIVQYQLQELVPLDKSAGILSPYTKDFINTNTIAWWKPLKFGNWKSVEEAIAQVSASSSFDVFAGTSGVVMYPLDKRCSFTEKLTYRADQYQRNVPLYVWNYVKSRDDKTDKGVVIIGVNSPFFESGNKPDIPCEDICDSISWLSSVNNVRKMSSLGYVFCCKPGTIKLENFPDL; this comes from the exons ATGTGGCGCCAGATTGTTTTCGTTTGTTTAATTATCCAAGCTGTAGCTG GAACGTGCAGATTGGACTTCAAGTCAAAAGCCCCTGGAGTGTTCACCAGAAAATTCGGTTCTAACAATATCATCTTGAGTGCCGCAGATGGTGAGATATCCTGGGATGACAACATGATAGTCAACGCCCATTGCAGAAATGGTTTCAC ggactattcgtattacACGTCAACACCGGAAAAGGATCTTATCCTTTCTTGTTCTGGTTCGACTGTATACTACAAGACATCGGAGTACGATGCAACAAATCAAGTTCGCTCAGGATACATGTCTTGCCAGACTGAATCCACATATTATGAAGCCACCATCAGTGCATGTAAGGAATACGGACTTGCGTATGGATTGTTTGTTGGGAAACAACCCGTCATCCTTGCTGATGTTTGCTATAATTTGAACACAATGAGAACTCAATTTGTTCACTACGTAGCTGGCCCGCGTTCACCAGTCGTTGAAATCCAGAGCACATTCAATCCATCCAATGCAACAGTTGGATCCAATGTGTCAGTCAATGCATTTTTCGATTCTGAGGCTATCGAAAATGA AAATAATTCATTGGTAAAAGCCGTCCAGGATAAAATGCCTTTCTACTCCGAAATTGTACAATACCAACTACAAGAACTAGTTCCTCTGGATAAGTCTGCTGGCATTCTCAGTCCCTACACAAAAGACTTTATTAACACCAACACAATTGCTTGGTGGAAGCCTTTGAAATTTGGTAACTGGAAATCAGTGGAGGAAGCCATTGCCCAAGTTTCAGCTAGCTCATCATTCGACGTGTTTGCTGGAACATCAGGGGTTGTGATGTATCCTTTGGATAAGAGGTGCTCATTCACTGAAAAATTGACATATCGGGCGGACCAGTATCAGCGAAATGTACCTTTATACGTGTGGAATTACGTAAAATCGAGAGATGATAAAACTGACAAAGGAGTCGTTATTATTGGCGTGAATTCCCCATTCTTTGAAAGTGGGAATAAACCTGATATTCCTTGTGAAGACATCTGCGATAGTATTTCGTGGCTCAGCAGCGTGAATAACGTACGAAAAATGTCATCCCTTGGATATGTATTCTGCTGCAAGCCAGGAACTATAAAATTGGAAAACTTTCCAGATTTGTAA
- the LOC119660490 gene encoding uncharacterized protein LOC119660490, with the protein MWRWIVFAYFIIEASAGTCKLAFMSTAPGVFTRKVGSNNIILSAADGKVSWDDNLLINAYCRNGFTGYSYYTSTPEKNLILSCSGSTVYYQTSESDSKNEVRSGYMSCQTESTYYEATISACKEYGLAYGLFVGKQPVILADVCYNLNTMRTQFVHYVAGPRSSVLEVQSTFNPSNTTIASNASVNVLFDSGAIKKENNSLVKTVHDEIPFYAEIVQYQLEELIPLDKSVGILSPYTDDFINTNTIAWWKPLKFGNWELVQEAIAQVSMSSSYDVFAGTSGAVMYPLNNRCSLSDKLTYRMDQYLRNVPLYVWNYVKSRDDKTDKGIIIIGVNSPFFESGNKSDIPCGDICDNIPWLSSLKNVRKMPSLGYVFCCKPGTIKLENFPDL; encoded by the exons atgtgGCGCTGGATAGTTTTTGCCTATTTCATTATCGAAGCTTCAGCGG GAACATGCAAATTGGCCTTTATGTCAACTGCTCCTGGAGTTTTCACCAGAAAAGTCGGTTCTAACAATATCATCTTGAGTGCCGCAGATGGTAAGGTATCCTGGGATGACAACCTACTAATCAATGCATATTGCAGAAACGGCTTCAC GGGCTATTCGTATTACACATCAACACCGGAAAAAAATCTGATCCTGTCATGCTCTGGCTCGACCGTCTACTACCAGACATCAGAGTCCGATTCAAAGAATGAAGTTCGCTCAGGATACATGTCCTGTCAGACTGAATCCACATATTATGAAGCCACCATCAGTGCATGTAAGGAATACGGACTTGCGTATGGATTATTTGTTGGGAAACAACCCGTCATCCTTGCTGATGTTTGTTATAATTTGAACACAATGAGGACTCAGTTTGTTCACTACGTAGCTGGACCACGTTCATCAGTCCTTGAGGTTCAGAGCACATTCAATCCATCAAATACAACAATTGCATCCAATGCCTCAGTCAATGTACTTTTCGATTCTGGGGCTATCAAAAAGGA AAACAATTCACTGGTAAAAACCGTCCACGATGAAATTCCCTTCTACGCTGAAATTGTACAATACCAACTGGAAGAACTAATTCCTCTGGATAAGTCAGTCGGCATTCTAAGTCCCTACACAGATGATTTCATTAACACCAACACAATTGCCTGGTGGAAACCTTTGAAATTTGGTAACTGGGAATTAGTGCAGGAAGCCATTGCCCAAGTTTCAATGAGTTCATCCTACGACGTATTTGCTGGAACATCGGGAGCTGTGATGTATCCTTTGAACAACAGATGCTCATTGAGTGACAAACTGACATATCGAATGGATCAGTATCTTCGAAATGTACCCTTGTATGTTTGGAATTACGTAAAATCAAGGGATGATAAAACAGATAAAGGAATTATTATCATCGGCGTGAATTCTCCGTTCTTTGAAAGCGGGAATAAAAGTGATATTCCTTGTGGAGACATCTGCGACAACATTCCGTGGCTCAGCAGCTTGAAAAATGTCCGGAAAATGCCATCGCTTGGATatgtattttgctgcaaaccAGGAACTATAAAATTGGAAAACTTTCCAGATTTGTAA
- the LOC119647001 gene encoding uncharacterized protein LOC119647001 — protein MWKLIFAAFSLISSATAICPLLFDPNHPGLFTRQFGSLRLILSLNGNQVSFEDNTEITGFCSGGFSGYSYYQSNLLEEITFKCSGNNILYRTSGSSAYQTFNNAGTLTCSSSSTFYETSVPQCEAYGLAYGLFVENQTFVFADLCFDLNKMQTQFVHYIAGTRTLFVESQADLNPVNISASAANVSFYNHQEQNQLNLRVAVNHSIPNYASIAEFQLDGLVSLRPFLGVLGPYSKDFSNSSMIAWWKNLRLGNWKLIEETIANIATDKFYDVYAGTSGVVTYPLSGNCMVQEELTFKEDQFVRQVPLYVWNYVKQRDNDTDPGVVIIGVNSPFFEGGQVLCKDMCNKISWLDSLKNVRKILSLGYIFCCKPSDVKDKLDNLGYLI, from the exons ATGTGGAAGTTGATATTTGCAGCATTTTCGTTAATCAGTTCTGCAACAG CAATATGTCCCTTACTGTTCGATCCAAATCATCCGGGGCTATTCACCAGACAATTCGGGTCACTTaggctcattttgagtttaAACGGTAACCAGGTATCATTCGAGGATAACACGGAGATTACTGGCTTTTGTTCCGGTGGATTCAG CGGCTACTCATACTATCAATCTAATCTGCTGGAAGAGATCACCTTTAAGTGTTCCGGTAACAACATACTCTATCGAACTTCGGGAAGCTCGGCATACCAAACATTCAATAATGCCGGAACCCTTACGTGTTCCTCCAGCTCGACGTTCTACGAAACATCAGTACCTCAATGTGAAGCCTACGGTTTGGCGTATGGACTTTTCGTTGAAAATCAGACCTTCGTCTTCGCCGACCTCTGCTTTGATCTAAACAAAATGCAGACGCAATTCGTTCACTACATAGCTGGGACGCGTACTTTGTTCGTCGAAAGTCAAGCTGATTTAAATCCTGTAAACATTAGTGCTTCCGCTGCAAATGTGTCCTTTTACAATCATCAGGAGCAAAA CCAACTCAACTTGAGAGTTGCCGTCAACCATTCCATCCCAAACTATGCCTCAATTGCCGAATTCCAACTGGATGGATTGGTATCACTAAGGCCATTCCTAGGTGTCCTAGGTCCGTACAGTAAAGACTTCAGCAATTCAAGTATGATCGCTTGGTGGAAAAATCTGAGACTCGGAAATTGGAAGTTAATTGAGGAAACCATCGCCAATATTGCAACCGATAAATTTTACGATGTTTATGCTGGGACATCTGGAGTTGTGACCTATCCCCTCTCTGGAAATTGCATGGTGCAGGAAGAGTTAACTTTTAAGGAGGACCAATTCGTCCGTCAAGTGCCATTGTACGTGTGGAACTATGTAAAGCAGAGAGATAATGATACTGACCCTGGTGTTGTTATAATTGGAGTCAACTCACCCTTCTTTGAGGGCGGACAAGTCCTCTGCAAAGACATGTGCAATAAAATTTCGTGGCTTGACAGTTTGAAGAATGTTCGAAAAATTTTATCGCTGGGTTATATTTTCTGTTGCAAGCCGTCTGACGTGAAGGATAAATTGGATAATCTTGGGTATTTGATATGA